One Amaranthus tricolor cultivar Red isolate AtriRed21 chromosome 1, ASM2621246v1, whole genome shotgun sequence DNA window includes the following coding sequences:
- the LOC130807978 gene encoding uncharacterized protein LOC130807978 has product MKLRMVQWIDNVNHTAVSEEEIRKLGDTMKDLLSTIFDDKMQATHVIPLWKMERVPTDWKMTARTNIESDVFMMMSMLFFEGTVDFQCPILNAAPLRHVARVKIAGSLLLSDLNKQRSKVLEELSNFKDKRRSIAKQVSIRRLKIR; this is encoded by the exons ATGAAGTTAAGAATGGTTCAATGGATAGACAATGTGAACCATACTGCTGTTTCagaagaagaaattagaaaGCTCGGTGACACTATG AAAGATTTGTTGTCAACAATTTTTGATGATAAGATGCAAGCTACTCATGTTATTCCATTATGGAAAATGGAACGAGTTCCCACCGATTGGAAAATGACTGCTAGGACAAACATTGAAAGTGATGTATTTATGATGATGAGCATGCTGTTTTTCGAGGGAACAGTTGATTTCCAGTGTCCAATATTGAATGCA gcTCCATTGAGACATGTGGCAAGAGTTAAGATTGCCGGATCTTTATTGTTATCTGATTTGAACAAACAAAGATCCAAAGTTTTAGAAGAGCTGTCCAATTTTAAAGATAAAAGACGCTCCATTGCCAAACAAGTTTCTATCAGAAGATTAAAGATTCGTTAA